The stretch of DNA CGGTGAACGTGGAGTCTACCGCTCGAAGGATGGCGGGGTGACGTGGACGCCGGTGCTCCAGATCGACGAGCATACCGGGGTGACGGACCTCGAGTTCGATCCGTCGAATCCCGAGGTAGTGTATGCGGCGGCCTATCAGCGCCGCCGCCATGTGTGGGGCTTCCTGGGCGGTGGTCCTCAATCGGCGATTTACAAATCGGCCGATGGCGGGGTCACGTGGCGCCGACTCGCGACCGGCCTCCCCAAGGGCGACATGGGAAAGATCGGCTTGGCGGTGACCGCAGCCGATCCAAGTCTCGTCTATGCCACCATCGAAGCGGGGGAGGGGGAACGGGGCTTTTATCGTTCCCGTGACAAGGGGGAAAGCTGGGACAAGCGAAACGGGTACATCTCGGGCGGGACCGGGCCGCACTATTACCAGGAAATCGAAGCCTCGCCAACCGATCCGAACCGGGTCTACCAGATGGACGTGTTCTTCCACGTGACCCGGAACGGCGGCGCCACATTCGACTATCTCGAAACCGGCCACGAGAAGCACAGCGACAACCACGCCCTCTGGATTGATCCCGCCGACGGGAGGCACCTCCTCGCCGGGACCGACTCGGGGGTCTACGAAAGCTTCGACGAGGGCGCCACCTGGCGGCATTTCCGGAACCTGCCGCTCGGCCAGTTCTACAAAGTGGCCTTGAGCAATACGGTCCCCTTCTATCAAGTGCTCGGCGGGGCCCAGGACGCCGGGACCCAGCATGGTCCGTCCCGCACCATGAACCGGGACGGAATCCGGAATCAAGACTGGTATGTCCCGTTCGGGGCCGATGGCTACGGCGTGGCGATCGACCCGCGGGACGACAACATCCTGTACTTGATGAGCCAAGAGGGAAACCTCTACCGGAAAGATCGGCGGACCGAAGAGGGACTCAACATCCGGCCCCAGCCGGCGCCCGGCGACCCGCCCGAGCGGTGGAATTGGGATTCGCCGCTTCTCTTGAGTCCCCACAATCCCGATCGGGTCTATTTCGGCTCGCAACGGGTCTGGCGGAGCGAGGACCGCGGGAGCAGCTGGACGGCGATCAGCGGCGACCTGACCCAGGGCGCCAATCGCTACGAGCGTCGGTTCATGGGCCGGGTCTGGAGCGTCGATGCGCTCCACGACAACAGCGCGATGTCGAAGTATGCGACCCTGACCGCGATCACCGAGTCGCCGGTCCAAGCCGGCGTTCTGATGGTCGGCACCGACGACGGAACGGTCCAGGTGTCGGCGAATGGCGGGCAGAACTGGATCCCGGCCGCGCCGTTACCCGGGCTGCCTCTGCTCTCGTTCATCAACGACGTCGAGGCCTCGCTGTTCGACGCCCGGACGGCCTACGTGGCCGCGGATGCCCACAAGATCGGCGACTTCTCTCCGTACCTCTTCGAGACGACCGACGCGGGCCGGACCTGGCGTCCGATTACCGGTGATCTTCCCAAAGGCACCTTGGTCTGGAGCATCCAGCAGGACCATGTGAAGCCCGACCTGTTGTTTGCCGGCACCGAATCCGGGATCTACTTCACCATCAACCGGGGCGCCAACTGGGTCAAACTGAGTGGCGGGGTCCCGACGATTTCATTCCGAGATCTCAAGATTCACCGCCGCGATAACGATCTGGTCGGCGCGACCTTCGGACGCGGCTTCTACATTCTCGATGACTACGCCCCGCTCCGAGAGTTCGGCCCCGCCGCGTTTGCCGCCGAGGCTCGGCTCTTTTCGGTCCGGGATGCGTGGTGGTTCGTTCCGTCTCAGCTTGGCCAGGCGGCGGGTCGGCCGGAGGCCGGGAGCGACGACTACACCGCGGCCAATCCACCGATGGGGGCGATCTTCACCTACTACCTCCGCGAAGCACTGACCACGGCTCGGGAACGCCGGGAGGCCGCCGAGCGGGCGCTTCGGGACGGGGCCAAAGACACGCCGTTTCCGGGGTTTGACCAGCTCCGCGCCGAGGCGGCCGAGACCGCGCCGCGGGTCCTGATCCGGATTGCCGACGCCGCCGGCCGCCCGGTCCGATGGATCGTCGGGTCCGGGGCGGCCGGTTTGCATCGGGTCAATTGGGATCTCCGCGGGCCGGCTCCGGACCCGGGCGAATTCAGTCAGCCCGGATTCCGGGCACCGTGGGAGTCTTCCCCGCTGGGCCCGCTGGCGGCGCCCGGCCGGTACACGGCGGAATTGATGATCGTCTCGGCGGCCGGTGCCCGCCGAATCGGGGAACCGCAAGGTTTCGAGGTCAAGCCGGTGCCTAACGCCCTACCCGGGACCGACTATGTCGCGGTCGCGGCCTTCCAGCACCAGGTCGCCGAACTGATGCGGAAACTGAACGGGGCTGGTGCGGAGATCGACCGGGCCCGGGAACGGCTCCGCTATATGCGGGCCGCTTTGGTGGAGGCCCCCCGGGCCGATCCCGGTCTCTCGGCTCGGATGGATTCGGTGACCCGGACCTTCTCGGCATTGAGCCTCCGGCTGCGGGGCGATCCGATCCGGCGGCGGCTCGACGAGTCGGCGGTCCCGTCGATTCAAGATCGCGTCGGCGAGGTCATCGGCGGGCATTGGGAGACCCGACAAACCCCGACGGCCACCCAGCGCCGGGAGATCGAGGTGGCCACGGCCGAGTTTGGGGTGGTGGCGCGCGCGCTGGCGGAGGTGGTCGAGGGGGATTTGGTGAAGATTGAAGCCGCGCTCGAAGCGGCGGGCGCTCCGTGGACTCCGGGGAGGCGGGTGCCGGTTCCCTGATGGGGTCGGGTTCGCCCTAATCCTGGTAGGAGAACATCAGCGCGTGGAACCGCCACCCCTCGCGCTGATGGATTGCCAGCAGCACCAGCCGGCCTCGGCTCGACTCGTCGTTCTGCCAGAAGACGAAGTCCGCCCAGACACTCGCCATCCGGCCTCGGCGCTCGATCCGGACGTTTTCGAGCCGCTCGCCCATTTTCTGGGTGGTGGCAAAACCGCGCTCCTGCGACCCGTAGAATTGATCCAGCCCCCGAACCGAGACCGCCCCCGCGGCGGTAGTCGATGCCACCGAGAACGTGGGGAGGAACAAGGATCGCCACTGCGGCAGCGTTTCCTTGGTGTAAAGATCGATGTAGTCACTCACGAGCCGGTTGAGGGCTCGGTCGAGCTCTTCCGGCGACTGGCCCCGGGCTGCCGGAGCGATTGAACCAGCGAGGGCGACAACCAAGATGAGGTATTTCATCTCCGGAACCTATCATGCCCGGCGGGCGAACGCGACGGTTGCCGGTCACTCCTCTCGACGGTAGCATAGGAGCGGCGGGCTTATTCCTCGAGGATCGATCTGATGCGGGTGACGCTGGTGACGCTGGTGGCCGGGCTCGTGTGGTCGGCGCTCTCCGGGACTCCGGGTCCGGCCGAGTGCCAGGACCTGGCGGTCGTTGTCGAGAAGAACCTCGAGGCCCGGATGCGTGACGGCGTGGTCCTCCGAGCGGATCTCTACCGGCCCGCCACCGCCGGCCGGTTTCCGGCCTTGCTGCAGCGAACGCCCTACTCGAAGAACCCGGGCCCCGGCGATGACCGGTTCCGCCGGTTAGCGGCGCGGGGATTCGTGGTGGCGGTCCAGGATACCAGGGGCCGCTATATGTCCGATGGCGCGGCCCGCCCGCACGATGAGGGCACGGACGGCTACGACACGGTGGAATGGCTGGCCGGCTTGCCGTGGGTCGATGGCCAGGTCGGGATGTTCGGCGGGAGCTACAGCGCCACGACCCAACTGCTCGCGGCGCCGCTCCGCCCGCCGCATCTGGTGGCATTGTTTCCCTCCGCGTCCTACGCCAGCCGGTACGACATGGTGTTCCAGGGCGGCGCGTTCTATCTCGCGGACGGTCTGTCCTGGAATCTCGGCCAAGCCATGGATGTCCGCCGCCGGGTTCTCCAACCGACCGCCGACCGGGACGGCGAAATCGGGCTGTCGCCGGCCGACCGGCAGCTCCTCCAGACCCGCTGGCTCTGGGACCTTCCGCTGGTGGCGATGGACGCACTCGACCTCAAACGATCCATGCCGGGCTATTTCGAGATGCTGGCGCACCCGTCCTACGATGACTATTGGGCCCGGTTCGACGTGGCGGCGCGCTACTCACGGTTCGAGGTGCCGGCCTACCACCTGACCGGGTGGTACGACGCGCTGCTCAACGGCACCCTCCGGAATTTCTCGGGCCTTCGGTCGGGGGCCGGGACCGACCGGGCCCGCCGAAATCAGCGGTTGATCGTCGGCCCGTGGACCCACGCTAGGCCTACCGTCGGCTCGACAACGATTGGGACGGTCAGCTACGGGGCCGACGCCGGCCTCGAGTCGTTCGAGTTGATGGTCCGGTGGTTCGATCACTGGATGCGGGCGGGTAACGAGTCGGACTATTCGGGTGCACCGGTCCGGATCTTCGTGATGGGTGAGAACCGGTGGCGCGATGAGTCGGAGTGGCCGCTCGCTCGGGCTCGGCAGACCGAATACTATCTGGGCGGCGGCCGGAGATTGAGCCAAGTGGCGCCCGCTCCGGCCGAGGCACCCGATCGGTTCGACTACGATCCGGCGAATCCGGTGCCGACCGGCGCCACCGGCGCCTATTCCCGGGCGCCAACCGATCAGCGGGCCGTCGAGTCGCGACCGGACGTTCTCGTGTACTCGACGGAACCGTTGGTCACCGCGGTGGAGGTGACCGGGCCGGTCGTGCTGACGCTCTGGGTTTCGTCCTCGGCCAAGGATACGGATTTCACCGGCCGTCTGGTGGACGTCCATCCTGATGGAACCACCCGGGCGCTGACCGACGGGATTCTCCGGGCCCGCTACCGGTCAGGCAAGACCACTCCCGCGCCGCTCGAACCCGGCAAACCCTACGAGTTGACCATCGACCTCGGCGCCACCAGCAACCTGTTCTTGCCAGGCCACCGGATCCGGCTCGAGGTCTCCAGTAGCAACTTTCCCCGCTACGATCGGAATCCCAACACCGGCGCGCCGTTCGGCCAGTCGTCTGAGTTGAGTGTGGCGCACCAAACGATTTGGCACGACCGGAACCGCCCGTCGCGGCTCACGTTGCCGGTGGTACCCCGGTAGCCCCGACCTACCCTCGATCGAATAGGAACATCGTTATGAGCACTCCCGCGAAACGTGGTCCCGCCCGGTTGATCCTGGGCCTTCTGGTGTTGGTCGTCGTCATCGTCGGGTTCATCCAGCGAGATACCATCGCGGGCCTCATCCTCAAGGGCGGCGACGTACCCCTGACGGGCGAAGCCGCCCAGAGCAGTCCGGACGCCAAACTCGCGATCGACTTCCTGGCCGCCCTTCGTGGAGCGGACCAGGACATGTTGGGACAACTCACGACCGCCGAGCAAGCGGTACGGATCCGGCAGGAATCCGACCAACCCACGCCGGAATACCAGGACACGAAGAGCATGATGCTCGCTGACCTGCCCGCCGAGCCCGCCGACCTCCAGGCCAGGATCAAGAGCGTGAAGATTCACGAGAACCGCGGCATGGTCACCTTCGAAACCAAGGCCAATTCCTGGTTCGTGACGCTCGAACAGGTAAACGGGGCGTGGAATGTGGCGGGATTCTAGCGGGCCACCGCGGCGATCCGAGATAGCCCAGCGTCCGAATTCTACTTGAACCACCCGATCCCGTACTCGAGGACGTAAAGACTCCCGTCCGGTCCAAGTTCCACATCGATCGGTGCCGCGAACTTCACCCCGGGCAGGAATGGCTCCATTGCCTCGTAGTCGCCGCCGGCGGTCAACGTCACCACTTTCATCCAGTTTCGAATCCAGTCGTAGATCAGCAGCTTGCCGTCGTAGTACCCGGGCACCGCGCCGCCCCCAGGATAACGCTCCGCCCGAAACACCGGTCCCGCCATCGCGGACCGGCCGCTGGTACCGGTCGCTGGAAAATCGGGCGACGCCGGGTAGGGATACCAGATAAATGCCGGCAGGGCCTTCGGGAACTCTCGAAGGCCAGAGTTGGCCCTTGACTCGTTGATCGGCCGGCCGGGATCGCATAGCGGTCCGGTGGTGCCGGTCGTGTGGTCGTATTGGCGATAGGGGTTGCCGCCGTCGTGGGTGCCCATTTCCAACCGCTGCCAGGGATCGAATTGATCGATCGGGACGTGCTGCTGATCGACACCACCCGCGTGCGAACGGAAGCGGGCCTCGTGGCGCGTACTTTCCAAAACAATATCGGCGTCCTCGCACCGGGAATCGACAAAAAGGCTGGCTTCATCGCGGCGCCGGTCACCATCGGCGACCTCCATGTCACCCTGGTCACGACGCATCTCGAAGCCGATCTCGGACCCGGGAGCTCTCCATTGGTGAGCCGACTTTGGGCCGCCCAAGTCGCCGAGATCGCCGGAGTCCTCGGGTCGACCCCCCGGGCCATCGTTCTCGGCGACCTTAACGACGTGACCGGTTCTCCCATGGACCAAGTTCTCCGGGGCGCGGGCTTCACCGATGCCTAGCTTGCACTCAAGCCGAATGATAGCGGATTGACCGGTGGCTGCTTCCAGCCGGACCTGTCGGACCCCGCGCCGCACTGCCAAAGCCGAATCGACTTCTTTTCGTCCGGGGACTCGACTGCGGGAAGGACCTTCGGGGAAGCGTACGCCGGGTCGGGATCCTGCCTTGGGAGCGCGTCCGGGAACCGGCCGGGCCAATCTGGCCGTCGGATCACGCCGGGGTGGTTGGATCGTTCGCGGTATCGGGGCGCTCTTCGGAGGCGGCGCAGTCCAAGTAGACGCCCGGGCCGGGCCACCGCGACTTACTGGTCGCTGGTGGCCGGCCGCGCGGGGCGGGAAAGCCGGAACATCAACACCGCCGCCCGCTCCGCCGCCATCTTGAGCGACGGGAGATAGACCCCCTCCTCAGGAGCATGGGCCCCGAACCCCTCCACGCCGAGGCCGTCGATCGCATCGATGATCGGCGCGACGAACGACACATCGCCGGCCCCGCGCCGCTCGGGTGGCAGGGCCTCGATGGCCGGGTAGCCAAGATCCTGGCTCACCCGATCGAAGATCGCGAGAATGGCCCGGTTGCCGTCGGTGGGCGGCATCCCGGGATACCCGTCCTCGAAGGAGATCGTGGCGGTCGTACCCGGCAAATTGTTCGCAATGATCTCTCTCATCACCGTTCGAGCCGAGTCGAGCTGCCCCGGCGTCAGCGAGCGAAGATCGCCCTGGACCACCAGATGCTTGGCGATGATGTTGGTTTTGCTCGCCGCCTTGCCGCTCACCGCGGTGCTGTCGAACGACACGTCGGTGCCTCCGACGATGGTGCCTGGATTAAAGGTCAGGTACGGCTGCTTCGACAGCCGTTCTCGAAACTCGTTCAGGATCCTGGCGGCCTCGAAGATCGCGCCGTAACCGGACCCGTCCCGAAAAATGGCCGACGAGTGGCCTTGGCGGCCCCGGACGGTGAGAATCCAACCCGAGGCACCCCGGCGGGCAATCGTGGCGGTGCGGGCGTCGCCCCCTTCGAACGCGAGGGCCACGTCGCTCCGGCGGGCCGCATCGAGGAGGTCTTTCCGGGAGACACTGAGCGGCCGCCCCGCGCTTTCCTCGTCGCCCGTCATGACGACGATGACCTGGACTTGATCGAGCGCGCCGGCCTGCTTCAGGGCCTGGAGCGCCAGGATCATCGCCACGTTGCCACCCTTCATATCCGCCGCTCCGGCGCCCCGGGCCACCGAATCCCGCTGGACGAATCGCTGTCCCTGGCCTTCGAACACCGTGTCGAGATGGCCGATCAGCAGGATCCGCTTGCCCCCGGTTGCGAACTGGGGACCGCGCCACTCGGCCACCAAGTGACCGGCCCGACCGAGCGAGGCCGGCATTGCAGCCCAA from Gemmatimonadota bacterium encodes:
- a CDS encoding glycosyl hydrolase; its protein translation is MTNPHSIRRGGLLVVAISAGFIGSSGAQVPDTNAIKKAAAGLMVRSLGPALMSGRIADLEVNPRDKSTWYVAAGSGGVWKTTNAGTTFTPVFDDQPSYSIGEITLDPSNPEIVWVGTGENVSGRHVGWGDGVYRSRDGGRTWQRMGLAKSEHIGRILVHPKDGNVVLVAAEGPLWSAGGERGVYRSKDGGVTWTPVLQIDEHTGVTDLEFDPSNPEVVYAAAYQRRRHVWGFLGGGPQSAIYKSADGGVTWRRLATGLPKGDMGKIGLAVTAADPSLVYATIEAGEGERGFYRSRDKGESWDKRNGYISGGTGPHYYQEIEASPTDPNRVYQMDVFFHVTRNGGATFDYLETGHEKHSDNHALWIDPADGRHLLAGTDSGVYESFDEGATWRHFRNLPLGQFYKVALSNTVPFYQVLGGAQDAGTQHGPSRTMNRDGIRNQDWYVPFGADGYGVAIDPRDDNILYLMSQEGNLYRKDRRTEEGLNIRPQPAPGDPPERWNWDSPLLLSPHNPDRVYFGSQRVWRSEDRGSSWTAISGDLTQGANRYERRFMGRVWSVDALHDNSAMSKYATLTAITESPVQAGVLMVGTDDGTVQVSANGGQNWIPAAPLPGLPLLSFINDVEASLFDARTAYVAADAHKIGDFSPYLFETTDAGRTWRPITGDLPKGTLVWSIQQDHVKPDLLFAGTESGIYFTINRGANWVKLSGGVPTISFRDLKIHRRDNDLVGATFGRGFYILDDYAPLREFGPAAFAAEARLFSVRDAWWFVPSQLGQAAGRPEAGSDDYTAANPPMGAIFTYYLREALTTARERREAAERALRDGAKDTPFPGFDQLRAEAAETAPRVLIRIADAAGRPVRWIVGSGAAGLHRVNWDLRGPAPDPGEFSQPGFRAPWESSPLGPLAAPGRYTAELMIVSAAGARRIGEPQGFEVKPVPNALPGTDYVAVAAFQHQVAELMRKLNGAGAEIDRARERLRYMRAALVEAPRADPGLSARMDSVTRTFSALSLRLRGDPIRRRLDESAVPSIQDRVGEVIGGHWETRQTPTATQRREIEVATAEFGVVARALAEVVEGDLVKIEAALEAAGAPWTPGRRVPVP
- a CDS encoding CocE/NonD family hydrolase yields the protein MRVTLVTLVAGLVWSALSGTPGPAECQDLAVVVEKNLEARMRDGVVLRADLYRPATAGRFPALLQRTPYSKNPGPGDDRFRRLAARGFVVAVQDTRGRYMSDGAARPHDEGTDGYDTVEWLAGLPWVDGQVGMFGGSYSATTQLLAAPLRPPHLVALFPSASYASRYDMVFQGGAFYLADGLSWNLGQAMDVRRRVLQPTADRDGEIGLSPADRQLLQTRWLWDLPLVAMDALDLKRSMPGYFEMLAHPSYDDYWARFDVAARYSRFEVPAYHLTGWYDALLNGTLRNFSGLRSGAGTDRARRNQRLIVGPWTHARPTVGSTTIGTVSYGADAGLESFELMVRWFDHWMRAGNESDYSGAPVRIFVMGENRWRDESEWPLARARQTEYYLGGGRRLSQVAPAPAEAPDRFDYDPANPVPTGATGAYSRAPTDQRAVESRPDVLVYSTEPLVTAVEVTGPVVLTLWVSSSAKDTDFTGRLVDVHPDGTTRALTDGILRARYRSGKTTPAPLEPGKPYELTIDLGATSNLFLPGHRIRLEVSSSNFPRYDRNPNTGAPFGQSSELSVAHQTIWHDRNRPSRLTLPVVPR
- a CDS encoding M20/M25/M40 family metallo-hydrolase, which translates into the protein MTRLCLIATLIAGASFTSARAQALSPLESRIRAAVAAHYDSAVGLLQRTVDIPSGTLNLAGVRAVGQAYQRELTALGFTTRWAAMPASLGRAGHLVAEWRGPQFATGGKRILLIGHLDTVFEGQGQRFVQRDSVARGAGAADMKGGNVAMILALQALKQAGALDQVQVIVVMTGDEESAGRPLSVSRKDLLDAARRSDVALAFEGGDARTATIARRGASGWILTVRGRQGHSSAIFRDGSGYGAIFEAARILNEFRERLSKQPYLTFNPGTIVGGTDVSFDSTAVSGKAASKTNIIAKHLVVQGDLRSLTPGQLDSARTVMREIIANNLPGTTATISFEDGYPGMPPTDGNRAILAIFDRVSQDLGYPAIEALPPERRGAGDVSFVAPIIDAIDGLGVEGFGAHAPEEGVYLPSLKMAAERAAVLMFRLSRPARPATSDQ